CATGGTCAAAAACAACAGCTCGGTTTGAACGTATGCGTGATGTCCATGAGAATCCTGAAATAAATTATCACCTCATTGTCGAACCCAACATTTCTTTAGATGAAGTAAAACAAATTGCAGAGTATAACTTAATGCAACAACTGTTACGTCAACGAGGCATGAAAATAACACCAGATGAGGTCACCTCCGATGTGTATCAACTGGTTTATACTCCTATCTGGGCTTGCTATTTCCCTCGAACATTTTATTCATTAGACGTCCGATTATTAGATGGCTACTCTGGTGAAAAATTAGGTCCACAAATACGTAGTGCCTTCTTAAATGCACTTATTTATCAAAAATTTGGGTCATGATGTCTTTAATCATTGTGTCTATAGATTCCTTATGTAAATAAGGAAAAGGTATTGTATTACTCTTAAACTCGCTTACCCATGATTGAAATTTTAATGGGACATTCTGTTTTTGAAGTTTTTTATTTTTTCGTTGCTCAATACTTACCGTTTCAAAATACTGTCGCCATAAAGTCTGAAAATATACTTCCTCTGGCGTATCTGCAGGAAGTTTACCATTTACCTGTATGGTATAAAGTTTGCCATGCTCGGCATACATGGCTTTATGTCGTTTTGTATCGTGCAGAATAATACGTTCGGTATTGAGCCGTTGTGAAAAATATAAAGTCAATGGAACAATCACGTCAAAATCAGAGGAGAACGAAGCATAAAGGTAATCACCTTCTATTTCCTTAAAACGGAGAAGTCCCTGCAACTTATGAATCTGTCGTTGTACTTGTCGGGCAATCCGTAAAATATTGTAAACTGAAGGGTTATGTATGTTTTCTATTGGTCTATACTTTGTTTGAATGGATTGTCGGATAAATGTTTCAATAGAGGCAAGGTCAGCTGTTTCAGAAAGAAGATAATAGTAGATTGTTTTTTTAATAGTATTTGGACAGTGATGGAGTTCTCTGATAAGCTGGGAAATTGTTCTTTCTTCTTGTGAAGGGAATAATTCATTGGTATCGTGGTCTGGTTTTTTATCTGTTAGCCAGTTCATATTGAAACAAATCCATTGCGTCAGTAGAGGTTTGAGTATTCTCATCTTTTAACTGTGTGGCTAACATGTGAGGACTATTTAAGGCTATCCCCCCATAATATTTCCCCTTAACAGTTATAAAATATTTTGCCCTCTTTATGGCGACTCCTAACTTTTTCAACATATCAAGGTCAAGTATTGTCCCTTTTCTTGCACGGAGAATTCGTTTTGCAGAAATAGGACCTATGCCTGGAACCCGCAAAAGCTGATTCAAATCTGCCTTTGTAATTTCGATAGGGAATAAGTGCAAATGATTTAGTGCCCACCACACTTTCGGGTCGAATTGTTCATTTAAATTGGGCTCTTGTTCGGATAGGATTTCATCAATTGAAAAGCCATAAAAACGGAGGAGCCAGTCCGCTTGATAAAGTCGGTGTTCCCTCTGTAAAGGTGGTTTAGTGGTAATAGCGGGGAGGTAGGTATCCTCATTAATAGGCACGTATGCAGAATAATATACTCGTTTTAGTCGTTGTTTTTTATATAGATACTCTGTGAGTGTTAATATGACCCTATCACTTTCTGGACTTGCCCCTATAACCATTTGAGTACTTTGCCCACTACGGGCAAGGTATCCTTTTCCCCTATATGTATACATTAGACGTTCACGTATGCTATTAACTTTCTGAATAGTATGGAGAATTTGGTTCATATCTTTTTGCGGGGCTAATTGTTGTAATGAAGATTGAGTTGGCAACTCGATATTGATACTCACTCTATCTGCCCAGAGGATGGCTTCCTCAATAGCGTTGTCCTCAGCACCAGGTAAAATTTTTAAATGGATATAACCATTAAACTGATAACGGGTTCGCAGAATCTTTACAGTGTCTAACATCAACTCCATCGTGCGGTTTGGATTATGCATAATTCCAGAACTTAAAAATAGCCCTTCAATATAATTTCTACGATAAAACTCATACGTAATCTTTGCTAACTCATCAGGTTGAATAAAGGTACGTTCAATATTGTTTTTGCAACGATTAACACAGTAAGCACAGTTATTGGTGCAATAATTTGTTTGTAATGTTTTTAATAAGGAAATACATCTTCCATCCGATGACCAACTATGACATAACCCTCCACTAAGAGTAGAACCTAATTTACCCAGCGTGGCATTCCTCTGAACACCACTTGAGGCACAAGAAACATCATATTTTGCCCCATTAACTAACAAGGACAATTTTTGAAGGGCAGACGGAGAATGTTTTATAAACATAACAATAAACCAATACCTTTATCTATAATCATAAC
This genomic interval from Candidatus Hydrogenedens sp. contains the following:
- a CDS encoding TIGR03915 family putative DNA repair protein, translated to MNWLTDKKPDHDTNELFPSQEERTISQLIRELHHCPNTIKKTIYYYLLSETADLASIETFIRQSIQTKYRPIENIHNPSVYNILRIARQVQRQIHKLQGLLRFKEIEGDYLYASFSSDFDVIVPLTLYFSQRLNTERIILHDTKRHKAMYAEHGKLYTIQVNGKLPADTPEEVYFQTLWRQYFETVSIEQRKNKKLQKQNVPLKFQSWVSEFKSNTIPFPYLHKESIDTMIKDIMTQIFDK
- a CDS encoding putative DNA modification/repair radical SAM protein, whose protein sequence is MFIKHSPSALQKLSLLVNGAKYDVSCASSGVQRNATLGKLGSTLSGGLCHSWSSDGRCISLLKTLQTNYCTNNCAYCVNRCKNNIERTFIQPDELAKITYEFYRRNYIEGLFLSSGIMHNPNRTMELMLDTVKILRTRYQFNGYIHLKILPGAEDNAIEEAILWADRVSINIELPTQSSLQQLAPQKDMNQILHTIQKVNSIRERLMYTYRGKGYLARSGQSTQMVIGASPESDRVILTLTEYLYKKQRLKRVYYSAYVPINEDTYLPAITTKPPLQREHRLYQADWLLRFYGFSIDEILSEQEPNLNEQFDPKVWWALNHLHLFPIEITKADLNQLLRVPGIGPISAKRILRARKGTILDLDMLKKLGVAIKRAKYFITVKGKYYGGIALNSPHMLATQLKDENTQTSTDAMDLFQYELANR